A genomic stretch from Falco naumanni isolate bFalNau1 chromosome 6, bFalNau1.pat, whole genome shotgun sequence includes:
- the STMN4 gene encoding stathmin-4 isoform X3: MTLAAYKEKMKELPLVSLFCSCFLSDPLNKPAYTYEADTVDLTWCVISDMEVIELNKRTSGQSFEVILKPPSFDGIPEFNASLPRRRDPSLEEIQKKLEAAEERRKYQEAELLKHLAEKREHEREVIQKAIEENNNFIKMAKEKLAQKMESNKENREAHLAAMLERLQEKDKHAEEVRKNKELKEEASR; the protein is encoded by the exons ATGACTCTGGCTG CTTACAAAGAGAAGATGAAGGAGCTGCCTCTCGTCTCCCTTTTTTGCTCCTGTTTCCTCTCGGATCCCCTGAACAAGCCAGCGTACACGTATGAAG CAGACACGGTAGACCTCACTTGGTGCGTCATCTCTGACATGGAAGTCATCGAGCTCAACAAGCGTACCTCGGGGCAGTCCTTTGAGGTCATCCTGAAGCCCCCATCGTTTGATGGCATCCCCGAGTTCAACGCCTCCCTGCCCCGGCGGCGTGACCCATCTCTGGAGGAGATCCAGAAGaagctggaggcagcagaggagaggaggaag TACCAAGAGGCTGAGCTGCTGAAGCATCTGGCAGAGAAGCGGGAGCACGAGCGGGAGGTCATCCAGAAGGCCATCGAGGAGAACAACAACTTCATCAAAATGGCCAAAGAGAAGCTGGCGCAGAAGATGGAGTCCAACAAGGAGAACCGTGAGGCCCATTTAGCGGCCATGCTGGAGCGCTTGCAGGAGAAG GACAAACACGCAGAAGAAGTGAGGAAAAACAAGGAGCTCAAGGAAGAAGCCTCCAGGTAA
- the STMN4 gene encoding stathmin-4 isoform X1: MTLAAYKEKMKELPLVSLFCSCFLSDPLNKPAYTYEADTVDLTWCVISDMEVIELNKRTSGQSFEVILKPPSFDGIPEFNASLPRRRDPSLEEIQKKLEAAEERRKYQEAELLKHLAEKREHEREVIQKAIEENNNFIKMAKEKLAQKMESNKENREAHLAAMLERLQEKVCSQPQHGRSHPHHLQLPPKHAFCKELAQCPSPNASASLGSEAESTR; encoded by the exons ATGACTCTGGCTG CTTACAAAGAGAAGATGAAGGAGCTGCCTCTCGTCTCCCTTTTTTGCTCCTGTTTCCTCTCGGATCCCCTGAACAAGCCAGCGTACACGTATGAAG CAGACACGGTAGACCTCACTTGGTGCGTCATCTCTGACATGGAAGTCATCGAGCTCAACAAGCGTACCTCGGGGCAGTCCTTTGAGGTCATCCTGAAGCCCCCATCGTTTGATGGCATCCCCGAGTTCAACGCCTCCCTGCCCCGGCGGCGTGACCCATCTCTGGAGGAGATCCAGAAGaagctggaggcagcagaggagaggaggaag TACCAAGAGGCTGAGCTGCTGAAGCATCTGGCAGAGAAGCGGGAGCACGAGCGGGAGGTCATCCAGAAGGCCATCGAGGAGAACAACAACTTCATCAAAATGGCCAAAGAGAAGCTGGCGCAGAAGATGGAGTCCAACAAGGAGAACCGTGAGGCCCATTTAGCGGCCATGCTGGAGCGCTTGCAGGAGAAG GTCTGTTCCCAACCTCAGCATGGAAGGTCCCACCCTCACCACCTCCAGCTCCCTCCAAAACATGCCTTCTGCAAGGAGCTCGCCCAGTGCCCTTCTCCAAACGCCTCAGCTAGCCTTGGGTCAGAGGCAGAGAGCACAAGATAA
- the STMN4 gene encoding stathmin-4 isoform X4, which yields MTLAAYKEKMKELPLVSLFCSCFLSDPLNKPAYTYEDTVDLTWCVISDMEVIELNKRTSGQSFEVILKPPSFDGIPEFNASLPRRRDPSLEEIQKKLEAAEERRKYQEAELLKHLAEKREHEREVIQKAIEENNNFIKMAKEKLAQKMESNKENREAHLAAMLERLQEKDKHAEEVRKNKELKEEASR from the exons ATGACTCTGGCTG CTTACAAAGAGAAGATGAAGGAGCTGCCTCTCGTCTCCCTTTTTTGCTCCTGTTTCCTCTCGGATCCCCTGAACAAGCCAGCGTACACGTATGAAG ACACGGTAGACCTCACTTGGTGCGTCATCTCTGACATGGAAGTCATCGAGCTCAACAAGCGTACCTCGGGGCAGTCCTTTGAGGTCATCCTGAAGCCCCCATCGTTTGATGGCATCCCCGAGTTCAACGCCTCCCTGCCCCGGCGGCGTGACCCATCTCTGGAGGAGATCCAGAAGaagctggaggcagcagaggagaggaggaag TACCAAGAGGCTGAGCTGCTGAAGCATCTGGCAGAGAAGCGGGAGCACGAGCGGGAGGTCATCCAGAAGGCCATCGAGGAGAACAACAACTTCATCAAAATGGCCAAAGAGAAGCTGGCGCAGAAGATGGAGTCCAACAAGGAGAACCGTGAGGCCCATTTAGCGGCCATGCTGGAGCGCTTGCAGGAGAAG GACAAACACGCAGAAGAAGTGAGGAAAAACAAGGAGCTCAAGGAAGAAGCCTCCAGGTAA
- the STMN4 gene encoding stathmin-4 isoform X2: MTLAAYKEKMKELPLVSLFCSCFLSDPLNKPAYTYEDTVDLTWCVISDMEVIELNKRTSGQSFEVILKPPSFDGIPEFNASLPRRRDPSLEEIQKKLEAAEERRKYQEAELLKHLAEKREHEREVIQKAIEENNNFIKMAKEKLAQKMESNKENREAHLAAMLERLQEKVCSQPQHGRSHPHHLQLPPKHAFCKELAQCPSPNASASLGSEAESTR; this comes from the exons ATGACTCTGGCTG CTTACAAAGAGAAGATGAAGGAGCTGCCTCTCGTCTCCCTTTTTTGCTCCTGTTTCCTCTCGGATCCCCTGAACAAGCCAGCGTACACGTATGAAG ACACGGTAGACCTCACTTGGTGCGTCATCTCTGACATGGAAGTCATCGAGCTCAACAAGCGTACCTCGGGGCAGTCCTTTGAGGTCATCCTGAAGCCCCCATCGTTTGATGGCATCCCCGAGTTCAACGCCTCCCTGCCCCGGCGGCGTGACCCATCTCTGGAGGAGATCCAGAAGaagctggaggcagcagaggagaggaggaag TACCAAGAGGCTGAGCTGCTGAAGCATCTGGCAGAGAAGCGGGAGCACGAGCGGGAGGTCATCCAGAAGGCCATCGAGGAGAACAACAACTTCATCAAAATGGCCAAAGAGAAGCTGGCGCAGAAGATGGAGTCCAACAAGGAGAACCGTGAGGCCCATTTAGCGGCCATGCTGGAGCGCTTGCAGGAGAAG GTCTGTTCCCAACCTCAGCATGGAAGGTCCCACCCTCACCACCTCCAGCTCCCTCCAAAACATGCCTTCTGCAAGGAGCTCGCCCAGTGCCCTTCTCCAAACGCCTCAGCTAGCCTTGGGTCAGAGGCAGAGAGCACAAGATAA